Proteins encoded within one genomic window of Malassezia restricta chromosome VII, complete sequence:
- a CDS encoding Myb-like DNA-binding domain protein — MVAEPSRADHDRPDMMHLLPASSTASSSSSDSRAAMAHTDTASEPTSPPSPRTPSPILGSRHAAHTYSEADGHLTFPQVGVGLGTMEQEMNMLMDLENLDHDDDACDVGRANVADVMAELERLGYAPPAADHEALPLVSDDAQTRDARLADLVWQLGRRVQKHEQAREHLLHRLRVTRLASLSLFSSLRISYSHMLQAERDIKARLEVELSGSKIQSKMLSDMVSRASIAQEADDDDVRRTPDTERSKLLADKRYLRQRVKDAEAQVARLEKELRDLRPMLLRATIEDEAPDSTPRSKLPQRPRRREAVMGDATAEHLILATRMLRTLRHAAPHGPDTSPSKSLTSTPRRPRETYPPTTPQHRRDELTSPEAPASTRSMPSSTYSSGIDDLLHAAQSLSSHYHQPDMSPTRPTPWHRRVSHDELPLSAPVLGSPKRRRVLSMDVDETPSVSALDVLANQAVSEQHPPSPTTPRRYYDHASYPYMPSGSTSLPSSTRTTPSKPKSMGGQSPEKRLPYVRWSTDEDIKLRRAIKEHGQRWEYVARAVGTRSYHQCRQRYLLMRRKEAAANGLTSPSKSQAGSARPSGLAPPPASRDDKSPSSSSDTEALPPPTASSSSTALETAHLFHAQHHHHHPPHVALPPPLSMPQQALHS, encoded by the coding sequence ATGGTAGCAGAGCCGAGTCGTGCAGACCACGACCGGCCGGACATGATGCATCTGCTACCCGCCTCTTCTaccgcctcctcctcctcttctgACTCACGCGCAGCCATGGCCCATACCGACACGGCCAGCGAACCGACATCGCCACCGTCCCCCCGCACGCCATCGCCCATCCTCGGCAGcaggcatgccgcgcataCCTACAGTGAAGCCGATGGTCACTTGACATTTCCCCAGGTGGGAGTCGGCCTCGGCACGATGGAGCAGGAGATGAACATGCTTATGGACCTCGAGAACCTCGATcacgatgacgacgcatGCGACGTTGGCCGTGCGAATGTCGCCGACGTCATGGCCGAGCTAGAGCGCTTGGGGTATGCACCCCCTGCTGCGGATCACGAAGCGCTGCCGCTAGTGTCAGACGATGCCCAGACACGCGACGCTCGTCTCGCCGACCTCGTGTGGCAGTTGGGTCGTCGTGTACAGAAgcacgagcaggcgcgtgAGCACTTACTGCACCGCTTGCGCGTGACGCGCTTGGCGTCTCTGTCCCTTTTTTCGTCTCTACGTATCTCGTACTCGCATATGCTGCAGGCCGAACGAGATATCAAGGCGCGACTCGAAGTCGAGCTGTCCGGCTCCAAGATCCAGTCCAAGATGCTCAGTGATATGgtgtcgcgcgcctccATTGCGCAAgaggccgacgacgacgatgtgcgccgcacgccaGATACGGAGCGCAGCAAGCTCCTGGCGGATAAACGATACCTGCGACAGCGCGTCAAGGATGCGGAggcgcaagtcgcgcgcctcgaaaaggagctgcgcgacttgcgACCCATGCTGCTCCGCGCCACCATcgaagacgaggcgcccgaCAGCACGCCACGCTCCAAGCTCCCGCAACGccctcgccgacgcgaGGCGGTCATGGGCGATGCGACCGCCGAGCATCTCATCCTCGCCACGCGTATGCTGCGGACTTtgcgccatgccgcgccACATGGCCCGGACACGTCGCCGTCCAAGTCGCTCacctcgacgccgcggcggcccCGCGAGACGTATCCACCCACGACCCCCCAGCACCGACGCGATGAGCTGACCAGCCCGGAGGCGCCCGCGTCCACACGCAGCATGCCCTCGTCCACGTACTCGAGTGGCATTGACGACTTATTGCATGCGGCACAGTCGCTCAGCTCGCACTACCATCAGCCCGATATGAGCCCGACTCGCCCGACCCCTTGGCACCGCCGTGTGAgtcacgacgagctgcctCTCTCGGCGCCGGTGCTCGGCAGTCCGAAACGCCGGCGTGTACTGAGcatggacgtggacgaGACTCCGTCGGTCTCGGCGCTGGATGTGCTCGCCAACCAGGCCGTGAGCGAGCAGCATCCACCCAGCCCCACGACACCGCGTCGGTACTACGACCACGCGTCGTACCCGTACATGCCCAGCGGCTCCACGAGCTTGCCGTCGTccacgcgcacgacgccctCGAAGCCCAAGTCGATGGGCGGCCAGAGTCCCGAGAAGCGCCTGCCGTACGTCCGCTGGTCCACCGACGAGGACATCaagctgcgccgcgccatCAAAGAGCATGGCCAGCGCTGGGAATACGTGGCACGAGCGGTAGGAACGCGCTCGTACCACCAGTGTCGGCAGCGGTACctgctgatgcgccgtaAGGAGGCAGCGGCCAATGGGCTCACGTCCCCGAGCAAGAGCCAGGCAGGTAGCGCTCGGCCAAGCGGCCTcgcaccgccgccggcgtctCGAGACGACAAGAGCCCTAGTTCGTCGTCGGACACCGAGGCACTGCCGCCGCCAaccgcctcgtcgtcttcgaCGGCACTCGAGACGGCGCATCTATTCCACGCAcagcaccaccaccaccaccctCCCCATGTTGCATTGCCACCGCCCCTCTCCATGCCTCAACAGGCTCTTCATAGCTAA
- a CDS encoding modifier of rudimentary (Mod(r)) protein translates to MRGGSGGASRLATDFPCIASWSRDDLSAIADNTDAALTDAAVHALPDVQAWAKAHAALLEEVERAAARNEARRPELESLRSETRRAYEHARTLQAQWPAVERALHEARKRFMPFAMQSQLQMAANQLHDESEAFANAYVEGLTPMDDTVFVRQYLDLRTRHHVHSMLQEQCAQRRVQWQA, encoded by the exons ATGAGAGGAGGCAgtggcggcgcctcgcgcctTGCTACCGACTTTCCCTGCATCGCGTCATGGTCCCGCGATGATTTGTCGGCTATAGCGGACAATACGGATGCGGCTCTGACGGATGCGGCTGTGCATGCACTGCCCGACGTACAGGCATGGGCCAAGGCGCATGCCGCCCTTCTGGAAGAGGTGGAGcgtgccgcagcgcgcaATGAAGCACGTCGGCCTGAGCTAGAGTCGTTGCGTAGCGagacgcgtcgtgcgtacgagcatgcgcgcacgctgcaggCTCAATGGCCCGCGGTGGAacgcgcgctgcacgaggccCGCAAGCGGTTCATGCCGTTTGCGATGCAGTCGCAGCTCCAAATGGCAGCGAACCAGCTGCATGACGAAAGCGAGGCCTTCGCGAATGCATACGTCGAGGGTCTCACGCCTATGGAT GATACCGTCTTTGTGCGCCAGTACCTCGACCTCCGCACACGCCACCACGTACACAGCATGCTGCAGGAGCAGTGCGCCCAGCGACGAGTCCAATGGCAGGCGTGA